The Thalassotalea sp. HSM 43 genome window below encodes:
- a CDS encoding bifunctional 5,10-methylenetetrahydrofolate dehydrogenase/5,10-methenyltetrahydrofolate cyclohydrolase, which produces MTNIIDGKLAAQQLRQQLSAKVDAFVDVNGITPNLTVILVGEDPASQVYVRNKIRQTQQVGMISNEIKLADDVSQQEILAHIARLNADHNVHGILVQLPLPKHIDEHAILEAIEPHKDVDGFHALNSGKLFSGQPGGLVPCTPQGCVILAKKALGDNLSGKHAVILGRSNIVGKPVAMLLLQQNCTVTIAHSRTENIEQVVRGADIVIAAVGIANFVKGDWIKPGATVIDVGINRIFDQQQDKYTLVGDVDFAEVAKVAGAITPVPGGVGPMTIACLLENTFVAATHSL; this is translated from the coding sequence ATGACAAACATAATAGATGGAAAACTTGCGGCCCAACAGCTACGCCAGCAATTAAGCGCTAAAGTCGATGCCTTCGTTGACGTCAATGGCATTACCCCAAACTTAACCGTTATATTGGTTGGCGAGGATCCTGCCAGTCAGGTGTATGTGCGAAATAAAATTCGCCAAACACAACAAGTCGGTATGATTTCAAATGAAATCAAACTCGCTGATGATGTAAGCCAACAAGAGATTCTTGCTCATATTGCTCGCTTAAACGCCGATCACAATGTACACGGTATTTTGGTGCAGTTGCCATTACCCAAGCATATTGATGAACATGCCATATTAGAAGCAATCGAGCCGCACAAGGACGTCGATGGTTTTCATGCGTTAAACTCAGGGAAATTGTTCAGTGGCCAGCCTGGAGGTCTTGTACCCTGTACGCCTCAGGGGTGTGTCATCCTTGCAAAAAAAGCCTTAGGGGATAATTTAAGCGGTAAACATGCGGTGATTTTAGGCCGTTCGAATATTGTCGGTAAACCCGTCGCTATGCTGCTATTACAACAAAACTGTACTGTGACTATCGCCCATTCTCGTACCGAAAACATCGAACAAGTGGTGCGTGGTGCAGATATTGTTATCGCCGCTGTTGGCATTGCTAACTTTGTTAAAGGTGATTGGATCAAGCCCGGTGCAACCGTTATCGACGTCGGTATTAATCGCATTTTTGATCAGCAACAGGATAAATATACGCTGGTTGGCGATGTTGATTTTGCTGAAGTAGCAAAAGTCGCTGGCGCTATTACTCCGGTTCCCGGTGGTGTGGGTCCAATGACCATTGCCTGCTTGTTAGAAAATACCTTTGTCGCCGCCACACATAGTCTGTAG
- a CDS encoding porin, with translation MKTKLATTSVLTALATVPLSSSAVEVYDDGKNTFNIGGYFEPNMVFADGTDEVVDGGSRINLNFTHQLKHGWTAFASAEWAVRLVSNDSDLTLGGDARLAQGESSDTLSNRLGFVGARHDKWGSVSVGKQWGSVYQVIGVTDNLNVFGGDAAGAYALGDGGYVGTGRAEQAIQYNNQFGNLGLSAQFQGTEDTAVLSEELPPPFDVLNDAEITYDNSYGVALTYQLPWQLKVGAAYNQASVEFSAIDDTLVRELDDTLTAVSVTYGSLGKTGLYAAAVAVETENHEFDNRGDLLEEASGIELMASYRFDNDVELLAAYNNMSSDDADNDYERAYYVAGAAYHMSNQFVVFSEYKLDESKNHDGSELEDADTLSLGARYSF, from the coding sequence ATGAAAACAAAACTTGCGACAACTTCGGTACTAACAGCATTGGCGACCGTGCCGTTATCCTCATCTGCAGTAGAGGTATACGATGATGGTAAAAACACCTTTAATATTGGTGGTTACTTTGAGCCAAATATGGTGTTTGCCGATGGCACAGACGAGGTTGTTGACGGTGGCTCTCGTATCAATCTTAATTTTACCCACCAGTTAAAACACGGTTGGACTGCTTTTGCTAGTGCAGAGTGGGCAGTACGCTTAGTAAGTAATGATTCTGATTTAACGCTTGGTGGTGATGCCAGATTGGCGCAAGGAGAATCTTCGGATACCTTGTCTAATCGCCTTGGTTTCGTTGGTGCTCGTCACGACAAATGGGGTAGTGTCAGCGTTGGTAAGCAATGGGGTTCTGTATACCAAGTTATCGGTGTGACCGATAATCTTAATGTCTTTGGTGGTGACGCGGCAGGTGCCTACGCCCTAGGTGATGGCGGATATGTTGGTACCGGACGAGCCGAACAAGCAATTCAATACAATAATCAATTTGGTAATTTAGGTCTTAGCGCACAGTTTCAAGGTACTGAGGATACTGCGGTGTTGAGTGAAGAGTTACCGCCGCCTTTTGACGTGTTAAACGATGCAGAAATTACCTATGACAATTCTTATGGTGTGGCTCTGACGTATCAATTGCCGTGGCAATTAAAAGTCGGTGCGGCGTACAACCAAGCATCGGTAGAGTTTAGTGCGATCGACGATACCTTAGTACGTGAATTAGATGACACTTTAACGGCGGTTAGTGTGACCTATGGCAGCTTAGGCAAAACCGGATTATACGCAGCAGCGGTCGCTGTTGAGACTGAAAATCATGAATTTGATAACCGTGGCGACTTACTTGAAGAAGCCAGTGGTATTGAATTGATGGCCTCTTATCGTTTTGATAATGATGTCGAGCTGTTGGCTGCATACAACAATATGAGCAGTGATGATGCGGATAATGACTACGAGCGAGCCTATTATGTCGCCGGTGCAGCGTATCATATGAGTAATCAGTTTGTGGTGTTCTCTGAGTACAAGCTTGATGAATCAAAGAATCACGATGGCAGTGAATTAGAAGATGCGGATACGTTAAGTTTAGGTGCCCGCTATAGCTTTTAA